The Gillisia sp. Hel_I_86 genome has a segment encoding these proteins:
- a CDS encoding bifunctional precorrin-2 dehydrogenase/sirohydrochlorin ferrochelatase, translating to MEERNELYPIFLKVNKLNVLIVGGGNVGLEKLHFLLKSSPSANVEMVAKYFKPETIALAEKHQVKMTKRKYKRKYLKGRHLVIAATDNPKLNKKIYLQARKRCLLANIADTPELCDFYMGGIVNKGHVKIAISTNGKSPTTAKRLRQLFEEIIPEDINLMVENLNEFRQTIKGDFESKVAQMNKITETLIEKKVKND from the coding sequence ATGGAAGAAAGAAATGAATTATATCCAATTTTCCTAAAAGTAAATAAACTCAATGTACTTATTGTAGGAGGTGGCAATGTGGGGCTTGAAAAATTGCATTTTCTGTTGAAATCAAGTCCAAGTGCAAATGTGGAAATGGTAGCGAAATACTTTAAACCGGAGACAATAGCCTTGGCAGAAAAACATCAAGTAAAAATGACCAAGCGAAAGTACAAACGCAAATATCTAAAAGGAAGACATCTGGTAATTGCTGCTACCGATAATCCTAAGCTGAACAAAAAAATATATTTACAGGCTAGAAAAAGGTGTCTCCTGGCGAATATTGCAGACACCCCAGAGTTATGTGATTTTTATATGGGAGGAATTGTGAATAAAGGGCACGTGAAAATCGCTATTTCTACCAATGGAAAGTCTCCTACAACTGCGAAAAGATTGCGTCAGTTATTTGAAGAGATCATACCAGAGGATATCAATTTGATGGTGGAGAATTTAAATGAATTCAGACAAACTATCAAAGGAGATTTTGAAAGTAAGGTAGCTCAAATGAATAAAATAACAGAAACATTAATTGAAAAAAAAGTTAAGAATGATTAA
- the cobA gene encoding uroporphyrinogen-III C-methyltransferase: protein MPIEQRRYNMYNIPKLSVVGAGPGDPELITIKAVKILQSAQVVLYDALINRELLEYAPQAKHIFVGKRKDKHRYSQDEINELIVKYALEYGHVVRLKGGDPFIFGRGSEEIDYARSKGLETAVVSGITSSIAVPANVGIPLTKRGVSESFWVITGTTSKRKLSTDVKLAAQSTATVVILMGMAKLSEIVEIFCGLGKQDVPVGVIQNGTTLNEKFGFGSIKDIEKVVENKQLTAPAIIVIGEVVKESHYLQAVAQNFQAFPKTSKVRIAQIDAA, encoded by the coding sequence ATGCCTATAGAACAAAGGAGGTACAACATGTATAACATACCAAAATTAAGTGTAGTTGGTGCAGGGCCGGGAGATCCTGAGTTGATCACAATTAAAGCAGTGAAAATCCTACAATCTGCTCAGGTTGTATTGTATGACGCACTTATAAACCGAGAACTGTTGGAATATGCACCACAAGCCAAGCATATTTTTGTTGGAAAACGCAAAGATAAACATAGGTACAGTCAGGATGAGATCAATGAATTGATCGTGAAATATGCTTTAGAATATGGTCACGTGGTAAGATTAAAAGGGGGAGATCCATTCATTTTTGGAAGAGGGTCTGAAGAAATCGATTATGCCAGAAGTAAAGGTCTGGAAACGGCTGTAGTTTCGGGGATTACTTCTTCTATAGCCGTTCCGGCAAATGTGGGAATTCCTTTGACCAAGCGTGGTGTTTCCGAAAGTTTCTGGGTGATCACGGGAACCACATCCAAGCGAAAACTCTCTACCGACGTAAAACTTGCTGCACAATCTACAGCCACTGTTGTGATCTTAATGGGAATGGCAAAGCTATCAGAAATTGTGGAGATATTTTGTGGTCTAGGAAAACAAGATGTACCGGTTGGGGTTATTCAAAACGGCACCACTTTAAACGAAAAATTCGGTTTTGGGAGTATAAAGGATATTGAAAAAGTAGTGGAAAATAAACAATTAACCGCTCCGGCTATTATTGTAATTGGTGAGGTGGTAAAGGAAAGTCATTATCTGCAAGCCGTAGCTCAAAATTTTCAAGCCTTTCCAAAGACTTCCAAGGTAAGAATTGCTCAAATAGATGCTGCTTAA
- a CDS encoding NAD(P)/FAD-dependent oxidoreductase produces MIKTDILIIGAGPTGLFTVFEAGLLKLKTHLIDALPQPGGQCSEIYPKKPIYDIPAFPEILAGDLVNNLIEQIKPFEPGFTLGERAETIDKLEDGTFIVTTNKGTRHHAPVVVIAGGLGSFEPRKPPIVNILDYEDKGVNYFIKDPEVYRDKKVIIAGGGDSALDWVIFLADVASEVSLVHRRNDFRGALDSVEKVSELANLGRINLITNAEIVGLTGKDHLEKVVIRHRDEARGEEFKDVDAFIPLFGLSPKLGPMANWGLEIEKNAIKVDNSYDYQTNIPGIYAIGDVNTYKGKLKLILSGFHEAAIMCQSAYQRINPGKKYMLKYTTVGGVEGFDGTKKEAKKEVVQSIGV; encoded by the coding sequence ATGATTAAAACAGATATTTTAATAATAGGTGCAGGGCCAACCGGTCTCTTTACTGTTTTTGAAGCAGGATTGCTAAAGTTGAAGACACATTTAATAGACGCACTGCCACAGCCTGGTGGGCAATGTTCCGAGATTTATCCTAAAAAACCGATCTATGATATTCCGGCATTTCCGGAAATCCTGGCTGGAGATTTGGTAAATAATTTGATTGAACAGATCAAACCCTTTGAACCTGGTTTTACGTTGGGAGAACGGGCGGAAACAATTGATAAATTAGAGGACGGGACGTTTATTGTAACTACCAATAAAGGCACTAGGCATCATGCGCCGGTGGTGGTAATAGCGGGTGGTTTGGGCTCCTTTGAACCAAGAAAGCCACCAATTGTCAATATTTTGGATTATGAGGATAAAGGAGTGAACTATTTTATCAAGGATCCGGAAGTTTATAGAGATAAAAAAGTAATCATTGCCGGAGGAGGCGACTCTGCTTTAGACTGGGTTATATTTCTTGCAGATGTGGCATCTGAGGTTTCCCTGGTGCACCGCCGAAATGATTTTAGAGGAGCTTTGGATTCTGTTGAAAAAGTTTCGGAATTGGCAAATCTTGGAAGGATCAATCTAATAACCAATGCTGAAATTGTGGGACTTACTGGGAAAGATCACCTTGAAAAAGTAGTGATTCGGCACAGAGATGAGGCTAGAGGCGAGGAGTTTAAAGATGTGGACGCTTTTATTCCATTATTTGGACTTTCACCTAAATTGGGCCCCATGGCAAATTGGGGCTTAGAGATCGAGAAGAATGCGATTAAGGTTGATAACTCATACGATTATCAAACCAACATTCCAGGGATTTACGCCATTGGAGATGTTAATACCTATAAAGGAAAATTAAAGTTGATTCTTTCTGGGTTTCATGAAGCAGCAATTATGTGCCAAAGCGCCTATCAAAGGATCAATCCCGGCAAGAAGTATATGTTAAAATATACTACAGTGGGTGGCGTGGAAGGATTTGATGGCACTAAAAAGGAAGCGAAGAAAGAAGTGGTGCAAAGTATAGGAGTGTAA
- a CDS encoding aspartate kinase, producing the protein MKKINIVLFGVGNVGSSLINQILKARSKILNSSQLEINLVVLVNSKIAFYNHDTLKNSWLADFKAHGYPYKLSHIINHVKKEKLTNLIAVDATASEKFVKNYKELIRNGFHIVAANKTANTLSDIFYKELRGELKKYDKQFLYETNVGAGLPVIKTLQDLHLAGEEVTRIRGIFSGSLSYIFNTFSSNNRTFSEVLDEARKKGLTEPDPRIDLSGKDVGRKLLILAREINIIKELSEVKIENLVPNHLNGKSPISHFIENQHDLNLNFEERKSKLESDEVLRHIGELDVASGELAVKLVTEKRSSPFGSLQEADASFEIYTKSYGNRPIVIQGAGAGATVTSRGVLSDIIKISEKLECI; encoded by the coding sequence ATGAAAAAAATAAACATAGTTCTATTCGGAGTAGGTAATGTAGGGAGTTCCTTAATAAATCAGATATTGAAAGCCCGATCCAAAATTTTAAATTCCTCTCAATTAGAGATCAACCTTGTGGTTTTGGTAAATTCTAAAATCGCTTTTTATAACCATGACACATTAAAAAATTCATGGCTGGCAGATTTTAAAGCCCATGGATACCCTTATAAATTGTCACATATTATAAATCATGTCAAAAAAGAGAAACTCACCAATCTAATTGCCGTAGATGCAACTGCAAGCGAGAAGTTTGTAAAGAATTATAAGGAATTAATAAGAAACGGATTTCATATAGTGGCCGCCAATAAAACCGCTAACACGCTCTCTGATATTTTTTATAAGGAATTGAGGGGAGAGTTGAAAAAATATGACAAACAATTCTTATATGAAACCAATGTTGGAGCTGGGTTACCGGTAATTAAAACCTTACAGGATCTCCATTTGGCTGGGGAGGAAGTAACCAGAATAAGAGGGATCTTCTCGGGGTCTTTAAGTTATATTTTCAATACTTTTTCTAGTAATAATAGAACATTTTCTGAAGTTTTGGACGAGGCAAGAAAGAAAGGCCTTACTGAGCCAGATCCCAGAATAGATCTTTCAGGAAAAGATGTGGGCAGAAAATTGTTGATCCTTGCCCGAGAGATTAATATCATTAAAGAACTTTCTGAAGTTAAGATAGAAAACCTGGTTCCCAATCATTTAAATGGAAAAAGTCCTATTTCCCATTTTATCGAAAATCAACATGACTTAAACTTAAATTTTGAAGAGCGGAAATCGAAATTGGAGTCGGATGAGGTGTTAAGGCATATTGGGGAATTGGATGTAGCCAGTGGGGAATTAGCAGTTAAGTTGGTAACAGAAAAAAGAAGTTCTCCCTTTGGAAGCTTACAGGAAGCTGATGCTTCCTTTGAAATTTACACAAAATCCTATGGGAATAGACCAATTGTTATACAAGGCGCGGGCGCGGGTGCTACGGTGACTTCAAGAGGGGTACTGTCGGATATAATAAAGATTTCAGAAAAACTTGAATGCATATAA
- a CDS encoding DUF2061 domain-containing protein — translation MLMLLDQVKKSKYKQDKGAEKPLRSMFKAISWRVVGTLDTIGISWILTGEIKTALAIGSVELVTKMLLYFGHERIWDRINYGRQ, via the coding sequence ATGTTAATGCTGTTGGACCAAGTTAAGAAAAGCAAGTATAAACAGGATAAGGGTGCCGAGAAACCTTTACGGAGCATGTTTAAAGCTATTAGTTGGAGGGTTGTGGGAACCCTTGATACTATAGGTATCTCTTGGATCTTAACTGGAGAGATAAAAACCGCGCTTGCAATTGGGTCGGTAGAATTGGTGACAAAGATGCTGCTTTATTTTGGGCATGAGAGAATATGGGATAGGATAAATTATGGGAGACAATAA
- a CDS encoding RrF2 family transcriptional regulator, with translation MLSKKTKYGIKALSYLAKRTGKSPVQAAEIARSENISPKFLESILLNLRKSGFLGSKKGKGGGYYLIKDPTEIQMKTVIRVLEGPIAMLPCVSLNYYEKCDDCPDELTCSVHILMIEVRDSTLKVLSEKTLADLC, from the coding sequence ATGCTTTCAAAAAAGACGAAATACGGCATTAAAGCTTTATCCTATCTCGCCAAAAGGACAGGTAAGTCACCTGTTCAGGCCGCGGAGATCGCGAGAAGTGAAAATATCTCTCCTAAATTTTTAGAAAGTATCTTATTAAACTTGCGCAAGTCTGGCTTTCTGGGTTCCAAAAAAGGAAAGGGAGGAGGTTATTATTTGATAAAAGATCCAACGGAAATTCAAATGAAAACAGTAATTCGTGTTTTAGAAGGCCCTATTGCTATGCTTCCCTGTGTTAGTTTGAATTATTATGAAAAATGCGATGACTGTCCAGATGAGCTTACTTGTTCTGTTCATATACTGATGATAGAGGTAAGAGACAGTACACTTAAAGTGTTAAGTGAAAAAACCTTAGCAGATCTTTGCTGA
- a CDS encoding aspartate kinase has product MKKIHIVLFGVGNVGSALIDQILEGRDLLKKNSKVELNIPIVANSTKAFFEEKCVRPSWGTDLKYFGVQYNIDKILGYIKKEGFKKVIVVDATASDEFVENYSTFIKNGFDIVASNKSANMGSTYFYNNLRRDLNKYNKQFLYETNVGAGLPIIETLQGLHASGEKVTKVRGVFSGSMSYIFNEFSKQNKMFASLLEEAGILGLTERDPRIDLSGIDVAGKLLILARELQLKKELTDVKIENLVPKHLSRFSSLTYFKNNLSDLNIEFDELKEGLKPGEVLRHIGELNVQSGSLEVKLVRENENSAIGRLKNTDASFEIFTESNGDHPIIIQGAGAGSAVAARGVLADITKLAVKY; this is encoded by the coding sequence ATGAAAAAGATTCATATAGTACTGTTCGGGGTAGGGAATGTTGGAAGTGCCTTGATCGACCAAATCTTGGAAGGAAGGGATTTGCTTAAGAAAAACTCAAAAGTGGAATTAAATATTCCAATTGTAGCTAATTCTACTAAGGCATTTTTTGAAGAAAAGTGTGTGCGCCCATCCTGGGGAACAGATCTAAAATACTTCGGAGTCCAATATAATATAGATAAGATCCTTGGGTATATAAAAAAAGAAGGATTTAAGAAAGTGATCGTGGTCGATGCTACGGCCAGTGATGAATTTGTCGAAAATTATTCCACATTCATCAAAAATGGCTTTGATATAGTTGCCTCGAATAAATCGGCGAATATGGGATCCACCTATTTTTATAATAACCTAAGAAGGGATTTAAACAAATACAACAAGCAGTTTTTGTATGAAACCAATGTTGGTGCAGGATTACCTATAATCGAAACCTTACAGGGATTACATGCTTCCGGAGAAAAAGTAACGAAAGTGAGAGGAGTATTTTCAGGATCTATGAGTTATATCTTTAATGAATTTTCCAAGCAAAATAAAATGTTTGCTTCCTTATTGGAGGAGGCTGGAATTCTTGGGCTTACAGAGCGTGACCCCAGAATTGACCTTTCTGGAATCGATGTAGCCGGGAAACTGCTCATTCTGGCAAGGGAGCTCCAGCTTAAGAAGGAGTTAACAGATGTTAAGATAGAAAACCTTGTGCCCAAACATTTAAGCAGGTTTAGTTCTTTGACTTATTTCAAGAATAACCTAAGTGATCTCAATATAGAATTCGATGAGTTAAAAGAGGGATTGAAGCCAGGTGAGGTGTTAAGGCATATTGGCGAACTGAATGTGCAATCTGGAAGCTTAGAGGTGAAATTAGTAAGGGAGAACGAAAATTCTGCGATAGGAAGATTAAAAAACACCGATGCTTCTTTCGAGATTTTCACAGAATCCAATGGGGACCATCCTATAATTATCCAAGGAGCTGGGGCTGGATCGGCAGTTGCAGCTAGAGGAGTTCTGGCCGATATTACAAAGTTGGCAGTTAAATATTAG
- a CDS encoding HEPN domain-containing protein produces the protein MQSFRTELENPLVQKDILDLEKKIRLFREGKADEEKFRSLRLARGVYGQRQAGVQMVRIKLPFGKVTSEQLHRIADVSDEYSTGRLHITTRQDIQIHYVSLDRTPELWSQLEKDDITLREACGNTVRNITASPTAGIDINEPFDVSPYAHAMFQFFLRNPICQEMGRKFKISFSSSEEDTALSFIHDLGFIAKTENGKRGFKVMLGGGLGSQPRHADVLYEFIETENIIELTESVLRVFDRYGERAKRLKARMKFLIKDIGKEAFMELVAAQKTALSGEKVEFELAAFETGPELQDVEIPSVVIKDQKAYDTWKSINLQAQKQEGLYAIGIRVPLGDFYTGAARKLADLIKKYAGNELRFTLRQDILLRHVRKDLLPFFYAELKELGFAEPGYNKTIDITACPGTDTCNLGIASSTGIADVLEDVIKEEYPQYINGKDITIKISGCMNACGQHNMAEIGFQGMSIKVDNSVAPALQVLLGGGVLGNGKGRFSDKIIKIPSKRGPQALRVLLNDFEKASLANEKFIDYYDRQGKKYFYDLLKELSEISNITENEFVDWGHEKPYIQAVGVGECAGVIIDLIATLLFESEEKIDNSKSAIKRKAWADSIYHSYTSIVNSAKALLLSDDVSTNTQAGIIAQFDELFVQTQKISLSTSFKEFAFQLNENAPTEEFAKQYLKDAQLFLKKADAYRTKEVQHV, from the coding sequence ATGCAAAGTTTTAGAACAGAACTGGAAAATCCACTCGTACAAAAGGATATTCTGGATTTAGAAAAAAAGATCAGGTTATTTCGAGAAGGAAAAGCCGATGAAGAAAAATTTAGAAGTCTAAGGCTGGCGCGTGGTGTATATGGCCAACGTCAGGCGGGAGTTCAAATGGTGAGAATAAAACTGCCATTTGGGAAAGTGACTTCAGAACAACTTCACAGAATAGCTGATGTTTCCGATGAATATTCCACAGGAAGGTTACACATTACCACAAGGCAGGATATCCAGATACATTATGTTAGTTTGGATAGAACTCCGGAACTTTGGTCTCAACTTGAAAAAGATGACATCACATTGCGTGAAGCCTGTGGAAATACGGTAAGAAATATCACCGCGTCCCCCACGGCAGGAATAGATATAAATGAGCCTTTTGATGTTTCCCCCTATGCTCATGCTATGTTCCAGTTCTTTTTAAGAAACCCTATTTGTCAGGAAATGGGTAGAAAGTTCAAGATCTCTTTTTCATCTTCAGAAGAAGATACGGCCTTAAGTTTTATCCATGATCTTGGTTTTATAGCTAAAACAGAGAATGGGAAACGCGGTTTTAAGGTGATGCTTGGTGGCGGATTGGGATCTCAGCCTAGACATGCCGATGTGCTATACGAATTTATTGAAACCGAAAATATCATAGAACTTACTGAATCTGTACTACGGGTTTTTGATAGATATGGAGAGCGAGCAAAACGTCTAAAAGCCAGAATGAAATTCTTGATCAAGGATATTGGTAAAGAGGCTTTTATGGAATTGGTAGCAGCACAAAAAACTGCGTTATCAGGAGAAAAGGTGGAATTTGAACTTGCAGCCTTTGAAACCGGGCCAGAGTTACAAGATGTGGAAATCCCTTCTGTGGTCATAAAAGATCAAAAGGCATATGATACTTGGAAATCCATAAATCTACAAGCTCAAAAACAAGAAGGATTGTACGCCATTGGAATTCGGGTTCCATTAGGCGATTTTTATACCGGTGCCGCAAGGAAACTGGCAGATCTTATTAAAAAATATGCAGGGAATGAACTAAGGTTCACGCTACGGCAGGATATTCTACTTAGGCATGTACGAAAAGATTTGTTGCCTTTCTTTTATGCTGAATTAAAGGAATTGGGTTTTGCCGAACCAGGTTATAATAAAACGATAGATATCACTGCCTGCCCAGGCACAGATACCTGTAATCTTGGAATAGCTAGTAGTACGGGAATTGCAGATGTATTGGAAGATGTAATTAAAGAGGAGTATCCGCAATATATCAACGGGAAGGATATCACCATCAAAATTAGCGGTTGTATGAATGCGTGTGGGCAGCATAATATGGCTGAAATAGGTTTTCAAGGCATGTCTATAAAAGTAGATAATAGCGTTGCTCCCGCATTGCAGGTTCTTTTAGGGGGGGGAGTTCTTGGAAATGGAAAGGGACGCTTTTCAGATAAAATAATAAAAATTCCAAGTAAACGTGGTCCCCAAGCTTTGCGTGTCCTCTTAAATGACTTTGAGAAAGCATCTTTAGCTAATGAAAAATTCATCGATTATTATGACAGGCAAGGGAAAAAATATTTCTATGACCTTTTGAAGGAGTTGTCGGAAATTTCCAATATCACAGAAAACGAGTTTGTAGACTGGGGACACGAGAAACCTTATATACAAGCTGTTGGGGTAGGAGAATGTGCCGGCGTAATTATAGATCTTATAGCCACGTTGCTTTTTGAAAGTGAAGAGAAAATTGATAATTCAAAAAGTGCAATAAAAAGAAAGGCCTGGGCAGATAGCATCTATCATTCCTATACTTCCATAGTGAATTCGGCTAAAGCTTTATTGTTATCAGATGATGTTTCAACCAACACACAGGCCGGGATCATTGCCCAGTTCGATGAGCTATTTGTACAAACCCAAAAGATCTCTCTTTCTACTTCTTTCAAGGAATTTGCATTTCAGCTAAATGAAAACGCACCCACAGAAGAATTTGCAAAACAATATTTAAAAGACGCGCAGCTGTTCCTTAAGAAGGCAGATGCCTATAGAACAAAGGAGGTACAACATGTATAA
- a CDS encoding phosphoadenosine phosphosulfate reductase family protein, producing the protein MKNYSQSELKILNQQFKGISPSEIIQWAVERSERPVVTTNFKPYEAAILNACVKIDPKMTVVWCDSGYNSPQTYLHARSVIEELNLNVKIYSPLQTAAYRDALFGGIPQIGSPLHDEFTRQIQLEPFQRAMTEQ; encoded by the coding sequence ATGAAAAATTATTCACAAAGCGAGTTAAAGATACTCAATCAACAATTTAAGGGAATTAGTCCATCAGAAATAATCCAATGGGCCGTGGAAAGAAGTGAGCGTCCAGTAGTAACCACAAATTTCAAGCCTTATGAAGCCGCCATTTTAAATGCATGTGTTAAGATTGACCCTAAAATGACGGTTGTTTGGTGCGATTCAGGATATAATAGTCCTCAAACATATCTTCACGCAAGATCTGTAATTGAAGAGCTAAATTTGAATGTGAAGATTTATTCCCCTCTACAAACAGCAGCTTATAGAGATGCGCTTTTTGGAGGCATACCTCAAATTGGCAGTCCTTTACACGATGAGTTTACCCGTCAAATACAATTAGAGCCTTTTCAGCGAGCAATGACAGAGCAATGA
- a CDS encoding trans-sulfuration enzyme family protein codes for MKDTNIETTVVRTQVERTQYLEHSVPLYLTSSYVFEDSEDMRASFAEEKERNIYSRYSNPNTSEFIDKMVLMEKAEAGFAFASGMAAVFSSLAALLNSGDHIVACKSLFGSTHGLFNHYFPKWNISHSYFKIDELDSIENLIKPETKILFAESPTNPGVDILDLEKLGEIARKHDLILIIDNCFATPYLQNPIVYGADLVIHSATKLIDGQGRVLGGVTVGSADLIKEIYLFSRNTGPSMSPFNAWILSKSLETLPVRLEQHCKNALKVAKFLEKQSAITSVKYPFLKSHPQYKLAKKQMKLGGNVIAFEIKKGLEAGRKFIDSVKLCSISANLGDTRTILTHPASTTHSKLSKTDRLESGITDGLIRISVGLEHVDDIIKDLEQALAAGENF; via the coding sequence ATGAAAGATACAAATATAGAAACTACGGTTGTTAGGACACAGGTAGAAAGAACCCAATATTTAGAACATTCGGTTCCTTTGTACTTAACTTCAAGCTATGTTTTTGAAGATTCAGAAGATATGCGCGCATCTTTTGCAGAAGAGAAAGAGCGAAATATTTATAGTAGATATTCAAATCCAAACACCTCAGAGTTTATAGATAAAATGGTATTAATGGAAAAAGCTGAAGCCGGATTTGCTTTTGCTTCGGGCATGGCAGCAGTGTTTTCCAGTTTGGCGGCCTTATTAAATAGCGGGGACCATATTGTAGCCTGTAAATCTTTATTTGGGTCTACCCACGGATTGTTTAATCACTATTTTCCCAAATGGAACATTTCTCATAGTTATTTTAAGATTGATGAACTGGATTCTATTGAAAATCTTATAAAACCAGAAACTAAAATTTTGTTTGCAGAATCCCCTACAAATCCCGGAGTGGATATTTTGGATCTGGAAAAATTGGGGGAAATTGCCAGGAAACATGACCTCATCTTAATTATAGATAATTGCTTCGCAACACCCTACCTTCAAAATCCGATAGTGTATGGGGCAGATCTGGTTATTCACTCGGCAACAAAATTAATAGATGGTCAGGGCAGGGTCTTGGGTGGGGTTACAGTGGGAAGCGCAGACCTTATTAAAGAAATATACTTGTTTTCAAGAAATACCGGCCCCTCGATGTCTCCCTTTAATGCATGGATATTATCGAAAAGTTTGGAAACCTTGCCGGTGCGTCTGGAACAGCATTGTAAAAACGCGCTTAAAGTCGCCAAGTTCCTTGAAAAACAGTCTGCAATTACAAGCGTGAAATATCCATTTTTAAAGTCCCATCCCCAATACAAGCTTGCCAAAAAGCAAATGAAACTGGGTGGAAATGTCATAGCCTTTGAAATTAAAAAAGGACTTGAAGCTGGAAGAAAATTTATAGATTCCGTTAAACTTTGCTCAATATCTGCAAATCTGGGAGATACCAGAACTATATTAACCCACCCCGCATCTACCACGCATAGCAAACTATCTAAAACAGATCGACTGGAATCTGGGATTACCGATGGACTCATAAGAATTTCGGTAGGTTTGGAGCATGTGGATGATATTATAAAAGATCTTGAACAAGCTTTGGCAGCAGGAGAAAATTTTTAA
- a CDS encoding alpha/beta fold hydrolase, with product MLQKIKISNFKNSAGTIQELQLTYQIFGRELGTAPIVLVNHALTGNSAVTGKNGWWKEIIGIDKSIDLKDYTVLAFNIPGNGFDGEESHLLLNYKDFNLRDIAKLYSEALKQLGVSKIFAGIGGSVGGALLWEQAVLDPDLFEHLIPIATDYKATPWVKAQCKVQEQILNNSVSPVADARMHAMTIYRSPESFVFKFASSQNHKSGNIEGWLEHHGKKLENRFQLASYKLMNHLLSTSDISLGRGDHLNSASKITGDIHIITINSDGLFTPSENWDTYVNLSLIKENISIHEIRSIHGHDAFLIENSQVASFINPIFNAGNKQNEKNKHSSIRSR from the coding sequence ATGCTTCAAAAGATAAAAATCTCAAATTTCAAGAACAGTGCGGGAACCATTCAGGAGCTCCAATTAACCTATCAAATTTTTGGTAGGGAATTAGGAACTGCGCCGATAGTTCTGGTGAATCATGCGCTTACGGGAAATTCAGCAGTAACAGGGAAAAATGGCTGGTGGAAAGAAATAATTGGAATTGATAAAAGTATCGATCTTAAAGACTATACCGTTCTGGCATTTAATATTCCGGGGAATGGTTTTGATGGAGAGGAGTCTCATTTATTATTAAATTATAAAGATTTCAACCTAAGGGATATTGCTAAACTTTATTCTGAAGCATTAAAACAATTAGGGGTCTCTAAAATATTTGCAGGAATTGGAGGGTCTGTTGGGGGAGCACTCTTATGGGAGCAGGCAGTTTTAGATCCAGATCTTTTTGAACATTTAATTCCCATTGCAACAGATTATAAAGCAACTCCGTGGGTGAAGGCACAATGTAAGGTGCAGGAACAGATTTTAAATAATTCTGTAAGTCCTGTTGCAGATGCCAGAATGCATGCAATGACAATTTATAGAAGTCCGGAATCTTTCGTCTTTAAATTTGCTTCAAGTCAAAACCATAAAAGCGGAAATATTGAAGGCTGGTTGGAACATCATGGTAAAAAATTGGAAAACAGGTTTCAATTGGCATCCTACAAACTAATGAATCATTTGCTTTCTACATCAGATATAAGCCTGGGGCGTGGAGATCACTTAAATTCCGCATCAAAAATCACAGGAGACATACATATTATCACCATAAATTCTGATGGCTTGTTTACACCCAGTGAGAATTGGGATACTTATGTAAATCTGTCCCTTATCAAAGAAAACATAAGCATCCATGAAATTAGATCCATCCATGGGCATGATGCTTTTCTAATTGAGAATTCTCAAGTAGCATCCTTTATAAACCCAATCTTCAACGCAGGTAACAAACAAAATGAAAAAAATAAACATAGTTCTATTCGGAGTAGGTAA